One Theropithecus gelada isolate Dixy chromosome 3, Tgel_1.0, whole genome shotgun sequence genomic window carries:
- the ATP5PF gene encoding ATP synthase-coupling factor 6, mitochondrial isoform X1, translating to MHCDGGISMILQRLFRFSSIIRSAVSVHFRRNIGVTAVAFNKELDPVQKLFVDKIREYKSKRQTSGGPVDTSPEYQQELEKELFKLKQMFGKADMNTFPTFKFEDPEFEVIEKPQA from the exons ATGCATTGCGATGGCGG AATCAGCATGATTCTTCAGAGGCTCTTCAGGTTCTCCTCTATCATTCGGTCAGCAGTCTCAGTCCATTTTCGGAGGAACATTGGTGTTACAGCAGTAGCATTTAATAAGGAACTTGATCCTGTACAGAAACTCTTTGTGGACAAGATTAGAGAATACAAATCTAAGCGACA GACATCTGGAGGACCTGTTGATACTAGTCCAGAGTATCAGCAAGAGCTGGAGAAGGAGCTTTTTAAGCTCAAGCAAATGTTTGGTAAAGCAGACATGAATACATTTCCCACCTTCAAATTTGAAG ATCCCGAATTTGAAGTCATCGAAAAACCCCAGGCctga
- the ATP5PF gene encoding ATP synthase-coupling factor 6, mitochondrial isoform X4, with translation MILQRLFRFSSIIRSAVSVHFRRNIGVTAVAFNKELDPVQKLFVDKIREYKSKRQTSGGPVDTSPEYQQELEKELFKLKQMFDPEFEVIEKPQA, from the exons ATGATTCTTCAGAGGCTCTTCAGGTTCTCCTCTATCATTCGGTCAGCAGTCTCAGTCCATTTTCGGAGGAACATTGGTGTTACAGCAGTAGCATTTAATAAGGAACTTGATCCTGTACAGAAACTCTTTGTGGACAAGATTAGAGAATACAAATCTAAGCGACA GACATCTGGAGGACCTGTTGATACTAGTCCAGAGTATCAGCAAGAGCTGGAGAAGGAGCTTTTTAAGCTCAAGCAAATGTTTG ATCCCGAATTTGAAGTCATCGAAAAACCCCAGGCctga
- the ATP5PF gene encoding ATP synthase-coupling factor 6, mitochondrial isoform X2, with protein MILQRLFRFSSIIRSAVSVHFRRNIGVTAVAFNKELDPVQKLFVDKIREYKSKRQTSGGPVDTSPEYQQELEKELFKLKQMFGKADMNTFPTFKFEGTSCESQIHSCGG; from the exons ATGATTCTTCAGAGGCTCTTCAGGTTCTCCTCTATCATTCGGTCAGCAGTCTCAGTCCATTTTCGGAGGAACATTGGTGTTACAGCAGTAGCATTTAATAAGGAACTTGATCCTGTACAGAAACTCTTTGTGGACAAGATTAGAGAATACAAATCTAAGCGACA GACATCTGGAGGACCTGTTGATACTAGTCCAGAGTATCAGCAAGAGCTGGAGAAGGAGCTTTTTAAGCTCAAGCAAATGTTTGGTAAAGCAGACATGAATACATTTCCCACCTTCAAATTTGAAGGTACATCTTGTGAATCACAGATTCATTCTTGTGGGGGATAA
- the ATP5PF gene encoding ATP synthase-coupling factor 6, mitochondrial isoform X3, which translates to MILQRLFRFSSIIRSAVSVHFRRNIGVTAVAFNKELDPVQKLFVDKIREYKSKRQTSGGPVDTSPEYQQELEKELFKLKQMFGKADMNTFPTFKFEDPEFEVIEKPQA; encoded by the exons ATGATTCTTCAGAGGCTCTTCAGGTTCTCCTCTATCATTCGGTCAGCAGTCTCAGTCCATTTTCGGAGGAACATTGGTGTTACAGCAGTAGCATTTAATAAGGAACTTGATCCTGTACAGAAACTCTTTGTGGACAAGATTAGAGAATACAAATCTAAGCGACA GACATCTGGAGGACCTGTTGATACTAGTCCAGAGTATCAGCAAGAGCTGGAGAAGGAGCTTTTTAAGCTCAAGCAAATGTTTGGTAAAGCAGACATGAATACATTTCCCACCTTCAAATTTGAAG ATCCCGAATTTGAAGTCATCGAAAAACCCCAGGCctga